A single genomic interval of Aureliella helgolandensis harbors:
- a CDS encoding N-acetylglucosamine-6-phosphate deacetylase has translation MQNHYFDVQINGYVGVDFNDPGTSVEQVELAARTMQSHGVVTAFPTVITASEQTMTGCVANLLAAIQAGGAAGQVFRGIHLEGPFLSPESGYIGAHPKQHASPANLDLLKRLHEATEGFLRLVTLAPEVDQAGALTRYCVAQGVHVAAGHTNASLQELEVCMEQGLDLFTHFGNGCPPLLPRHDNILLRALAKRSQLRFTVIADGFHVPSLLFRHLLDWLPADRLAVVSDAISAAGLGPGEYPLGGRTVHVGADKAARDVSGDHFVGSAATMQDADHWLSTSLSLDDKQRQALLYDNAAKWFA, from the coding sequence ATGCAGAACCACTACTTTGATGTGCAAATTAACGGTTACGTCGGGGTCGATTTCAATGACCCCGGCACGTCGGTCGAGCAAGTCGAATTGGCGGCTCGAACGATGCAATCGCATGGTGTAGTAACTGCATTTCCGACGGTCATCACTGCTTCGGAGCAGACCATGACTGGGTGCGTGGCGAATTTGCTCGCAGCGATCCAGGCCGGTGGGGCTGCCGGCCAAGTCTTTCGTGGAATTCACCTTGAGGGGCCGTTCCTGTCACCGGAGTCCGGCTATATCGGTGCGCATCCCAAGCAGCACGCTTCGCCAGCGAATCTTGATCTCCTGAAACGTTTGCATGAGGCAACCGAGGGCTTCCTGAGGCTGGTGACCCTCGCGCCCGAAGTGGACCAGGCTGGGGCCCTGACCCGGTACTGCGTTGCGCAAGGGGTGCACGTTGCGGCGGGCCATACCAATGCGTCGTTGCAGGAGCTCGAGGTCTGCATGGAACAGGGGCTCGACCTCTTCACGCATTTTGGAAACGGCTGTCCCCCCCTGCTCCCACGTCATGACAACATCTTGTTGCGCGCGTTGGCGAAACGTTCGCAATTGCGGTTTACGGTGATCGCAGATGGCTTCCACGTTCCCTCCCTGCTCTTCCGGCACCTGCTGGATTGGCTGCCCGCCGACCGCCTGGCGGTGGTCTCCGATGCTATCAGTGCTGCAGGACTTGGCCCCGGGGAATACCCCTTGGGGGGACGTACCGTTCATGTGGGGGCCGATAAGGCGGCTCGCGATGTTTCGGGAGACCATTTCGTGGGCTCCGCAGCGACGATGCAGGATGCGGATCACTGGCTGTCAACTTCGCTGAGCTTGGATGACAAACAGCGTCAGGCTCTCTTGTACGACAATGCTGCTAAGTGGTTTGCGTAG
- a CDS encoding OprO/OprP family phosphate-selective porin, producing MKRITRIALFLGALVAVGAGWECRSGYAQQAFSMGPEGANAAGFDSAERAGPAVDGMRMAALPWETEPGGLAEKVPASEVDALAKMQADLDKRLADLEEQYKDRLDGEKQAKADAQKKPTFDVGGRIHMDYWGFLNNDPGIGYLEHSDPTSAAYGTDPEDRFQFRRIRLEFDGAIPQNMEWKIQLDFNNPGTPEYKDAYFGWNHLPGNQTLLLGNQKRPLGLDHLNSSRYNVFAERPLVVESFNEDARRVGACFYGVTEDESVNWRYGIFNLENTSTDGRFIGDSLQMGGYGRLAATPWYDQASGGRGYYHCALAGAISNPDGNAGDAATNANEGRFRTRPEARSDSRWLDTGRIAGADWYEIIALESVLNLGRFQLTGEYMTNFMQRDNVTPGTGDDLFFHGFYVYASYFLTGEHLPISRSSGTLGRVKPHENFFLVDRLSGGTGSGWGAWQLAARYDYLDLSDADIRGGVGQSCTMGLNWHWNAYSKVQTNLICGDIRDHKLVGGFDGGDYWILGTRFMCDF from the coding sequence ATGAAACGCATAACGCGGATAGCACTGTTCCTGGGCGCCTTGGTGGCGGTGGGGGCGGGCTGGGAATGTCGCTCTGGGTACGCTCAGCAAGCATTTTCAATGGGGCCGGAGGGGGCAAATGCTGCTGGTTTTGATTCCGCTGAACGGGCCGGGCCAGCGGTAGATGGAATGCGTATGGCGGCACTTCCCTGGGAAACCGAGCCTGGGGGGCTGGCGGAGAAAGTGCCTGCCAGTGAGGTTGACGCCTTGGCGAAGATGCAGGCTGACCTGGATAAGCGTCTCGCCGATCTTGAAGAGCAATACAAGGATCGGCTTGACGGCGAGAAGCAGGCCAAGGCCGATGCCCAGAAGAAGCCGACGTTCGATGTGGGCGGCCGGATCCACATGGACTACTGGGGCTTCTTGAACAATGATCCCGGAATTGGCTACCTCGAGCATTCTGATCCCACCTCCGCCGCGTACGGTACCGATCCAGAGGATCGCTTTCAGTTTCGCCGCATTCGCTTAGAGTTCGATGGAGCCATCCCACAAAACATGGAGTGGAAGATCCAACTCGACTTCAACAATCCCGGGACTCCTGAATACAAAGATGCATATTTCGGTTGGAACCATTTACCGGGCAATCAGACGCTGCTACTGGGCAATCAAAAGCGACCGTTGGGGCTCGATCACCTCAATAGCTCGCGGTACAACGTTTTTGCCGAGCGTCCTCTGGTGGTGGAGTCGTTCAATGAAGATGCACGTCGTGTAGGAGCTTGCTTCTACGGTGTGACCGAGGACGAGTCGGTGAATTGGCGGTATGGGATTTTTAATTTAGAGAATACCTCTACGGATGGTCGTTTCATCGGAGACTCCTTGCAGATGGGTGGCTATGGCCGCCTGGCCGCAACGCCTTGGTATGACCAAGCTTCTGGGGGCCGCGGCTACTATCACTGTGCCCTGGCTGGTGCCATTTCCAACCCCGATGGAAATGCTGGCGACGCAGCCACCAACGCCAATGAAGGACGTTTCCGAACGCGCCCCGAAGCACGTAGCGACTCCCGTTGGCTCGACACTGGTCGCATTGCTGGCGCGGATTGGTACGAAATCATCGCATTGGAAAGCGTCTTGAATTTGGGACGATTCCAATTGACCGGCGAATACATGACGAACTTCATGCAACGCGACAACGTGACTCCTGGTACGGGAGATGATTTATTCTTTCACGGGTTCTACGTGTACGCCTCCTACTTCCTGACCGGCGAGCATTTACCAATTTCTCGAAGCAGCGGTACCCTCGGACGCGTGAAGCCACATGAAAACTTCTTCCTCGTGGATCGCTTGAGTGGTGGCACGGGCAGTGGCTGGGGAGCCTGGCAACTCGCCGCGCGCTACGACTACCTCGACCTGTCGGACGCGGACATTCGGGGCGGTGTGGGGCAGAGTTGTACGATGGGACTCAACTGGCATTGGAATGCCTACTCAAAAGTGCAGACCAATCTGATCTGCGGAGATATCCGAGATCACAAACTTGTCGGAGGTTTTGACGGGGGAGACTATTGGATTCTAGGCACAAGATTTATGTGCGATTTCTAG
- a CDS encoding glucosamine-6-phosphate deaminase, which produces MKIVIAPDRAELGHFTAQRAAETLRDALASRDECNLVIATGSSQFEVLDSLTQQPDIDWSRVNGFHLDEYLGIGRDHAASFSGYLASRFVDRLPLKSFYYLDGLLPPETLQANAEQMLQGRQIDLLLCGIGENGHLAFNDPPADFSAKACYHLVDLDEACRRQQVGEGWFDSLESVPTRAISMTVSQILRADKIYCSVPDRRKAEAVKASIESEISPNCPATALRQHQDVTLVLDEPSASLLSDDVRAGCRHTDAPLA; this is translated from the coding sequence ATGAAGATTGTAATTGCGCCAGATCGAGCGGAACTCGGTCATTTTACCGCCCAGCGGGCCGCTGAGACCCTGCGCGATGCACTCGCAAGCCGGGATGAATGCAATCTTGTGATTGCTACCGGTTCTAGTCAATTTGAGGTGTTAGATAGTCTGACACAACAACCCGATATTGATTGGTCTCGCGTAAATGGTTTTCATCTGGATGAATATCTAGGAATCGGCCGCGATCACGCAGCTTCCTTCAGTGGTTACCTCGCGTCGCGATTTGTCGATCGCCTTCCCCTGAAGTCTTTCTATTATCTGGATGGTCTACTTCCACCTGAAACGCTCCAAGCGAACGCGGAGCAGATGTTGCAAGGTCGGCAAATTGACCTGCTGCTGTGCGGCATTGGCGAGAATGGCCATTTGGCGTTCAATGATCCACCTGCCGATTTTTCGGCCAAAGCTTGCTACCACCTCGTTGACTTGGACGAGGCCTGCCGCCGACAGCAGGTTGGGGAGGGATGGTTTGATAGTCTCGAGTCCGTACCGACGCGGGCGATTAGCATGACCGTCAGCCAGATTCTGCGGGCTGACAAAATCTACTGCTCGGTTCCCGACCGTCGCAAGGCAGAGGCCGTGAAGGCCAGTATTGAAAGCGAAATTTCCCCGAACTGTCCCGCCACCGCACTCCGCCAACATCAGGATGTGACGCTGGTATTGGACGAGCCGAGTGCAAGCTTGTTGAGTGACGATGTGCGCGCGGGCTGTCGGCATACCGATGCTCCTCTAGCCTAG